One genomic region from Clostridium saccharobutylicum DSM 13864 encodes:
- a CDS encoding 3'-5' exonuclease, translating into MNYIIYDLEFNQRPSVLTNIDSNNISKLPFEIIQIGALKLNKNLDTISTFNALIKPTLYKTIHPFVEDLTKITTEQVNSCDTFPEVYKNFLNFIGSEEITFCIWGSADIKELIKNIKFHNLSTSSISKKYIDVQNYVSKHFNAPNGTKIGLKNAVELFNIATKTEFHDAFNDAFYTAEVFKKIYNHNIVSKTYESFPSRRLHQPKEKIDTNALIFQFEKMYNRKMTKDEISIIKTAYMMGKTKQFIKNESE; encoded by the coding sequence ATGAACTACATAATATATGATCTAGAATTCAACCAAAGACCTTCAGTTCTTACAAATATTGATAGTAATAATATTTCTAAATTGCCTTTTGAAATTATTCAAATTGGAGCTTTAAAGCTTAATAAAAATCTTGATACAATTTCTACATTTAATGCTCTAATTAAACCAACATTATATAAAACTATTCATCCCTTTGTGGAAGATCTTACTAAAATAACAACTGAGCAAGTAAATTCATGCGATACTTTTCCTGAAGTTTATAAAAACTTTCTTAATTTTATTGGTAGTGAAGAAATAACATTCTGTATTTGGGGTTCAGCAGATATTAAAGAACTCATAAAAAATATTAAATTTCATAATTTATCCACCTCATCAATATCAAAAAAATATATTGATGTTCAAAATTACGTTTCTAAGCATTTTAATGCTCCAAATGGAACTAAAATAGGCTTAAAAAATGCAGTTGAACTTTTTAATATAGCAACTAAAACTGAATTTCATGATGCTTTTAATGATGCTTTTTACACTGCAGAAGTTTTCAAGAAAATTTATAATCATAACATAGTTTCCAAAACTTATGAGTCTTTTCCATCCAGGAGACTTCACCAACCTAAAGAAAAAATTGATACAAATGCTTTAATTTTTCAATTTGAAAAAATGTATAATCGCAAAATGACAAAAGATGAAATATCCATAATAAAAACTGCTTATATGATGGGTAAAACTAAACAATTTATAAAAAATGAGAGTGAATAA
- a CDS encoding RrF2 family transcriptional regulator, whose translation MNINQESDYAFRIILMLSKEGLDNKLDAKSLAEQGNIPLRFLLKLTRKLTQAGIVKSYRGVNGGYAITKEPKDITLKDVVEAIQGPIIVNRCIYDKEACSANKASHCSIHKALCNVQNTLLDELKKVTFEQLKNDPW comes from the coding sequence ATGAATATAAATCAAGAATCCGATTACGCATTTAGAATAATACTTATGCTTTCAAAAGAAGGTTTAGATAATAAATTAGATGCTAAATCATTAGCAGAGCAAGGAAATATTCCTCTTAGATTTTTATTAAAGCTAACACGAAAGCTCACTCAAGCAGGAATAGTAAAATCATATAGAGGCGTTAATGGTGGATATGCTATAACAAAAGAACCTAAGGATATAACTTTAAAAGATGTGGTTGAAGCTATACAAGGTCCTATTATAGTGAATCGATGTATCTATGACAAAGAAGCTTGCAGCGCTAACAAAGCAAGTCATTGCTCGATACATAAAGCCTTATGTAATGTTCAAAATACATTGTTAGATGAATTAAAAAAAGTAACCTTTGAGCAGCTAAAAAATGATCCTTGGTAA
- the cooS gene encoding anaerobic carbon-monoxide dehydrogenase catalytic subunit, with the protein MSMCTSADCKLCEFLSSKEEIETSFNRVDTQKAKCKFGKEGVCCKLCSNGPCKITPKSPRGICGADADTIVSRNFLRAIAAGSACYLHVVENTARNLKNIGEGKGNVKIKSPQTLNQLAEIFDITESDINQKAIKVADAVLADLYKPRFEKMELVKKLAYAPRYKRWEELNILPGGAKSEVFDAIVKTSTNLNSDPVDMLFNALGLGVATGIYGLMLTNLLNDVILGVPTIRQARVGFRVIDEDYINIMITGHQHSHISHLQDRLIDEDVKKKAINAGAKGFRLVGCTCVGQDLQLRGEHYTEVFSGHAGNNYTSEAVLATGGIDLIVSEFNCTIPGLEPIAEQFKVKTICIDDVAKKKNAKYINFDMDNAEEISEKIISEALESYKNRRNDITIDIPKDHGYDDVVTGVSEGSLKEFLGGNWKGLIDLIAQGKIKGIAGVVGCSNLTAKGHDVFTVELTKELIKRNILVLSAGCSSGGLENVGLMSPGAAELAGDNLKEVCKALGIPPVLNFGPCLAIGRLEMVATELAENLGIDIPQLPLVLSAPQWLEEQALADAAFGLSLGLPLHVAISPFIDGSPVVTKVLKEDLVDITGGKLIVEDDVIKAADELEKIIANRRAEMNI; encoded by the coding sequence ATGTCAATGTGTACATCAGCAGATTGTAAATTATGCGAATTTTTATCATCAAAAGAGGAAATTGAAACATCTTTTAATAGAGTTGATACCCAAAAAGCAAAATGTAAGTTTGGAAAAGAAGGAGTTTGCTGCAAACTTTGCTCAAATGGTCCTTGTAAAATAACGCCTAAGTCACCAAGAGGAATTTGTGGTGCAGATGCAGATACTATAGTATCAAGAAACTTTTTAAGAGCTATAGCAGCTGGTTCTGCATGCTATCTTCATGTAGTAGAAAATACAGCTAGAAACTTAAAAAACATTGGAGAAGGAAAAGGTAATGTTAAAATAAAAAGCCCACAAACATTAAATCAATTAGCAGAAATTTTTGATATTACAGAATCAGATATAAACCAAAAAGCGATAAAAGTAGCAGATGCAGTTTTAGCTGATTTATATAAACCACGATTTGAAAAAATGGAATTAGTAAAAAAATTAGCTTATGCTCCAAGATATAAAAGATGGGAAGAATTAAATATACTACCTGGTGGTGCTAAATCAGAAGTTTTTGATGCTATAGTAAAAACATCAACAAATCTAAATAGCGATCCTGTAGACATGCTATTTAATGCATTGGGACTTGGAGTTGCTACAGGAATATATGGCTTAATGCTTACTAACCTATTAAATGATGTTATTCTTGGTGTACCAACGATTAGACAAGCAAGAGTAGGTTTCAGAGTAATAGATGAAGACTACATAAACATAATGATAACTGGACATCAACATTCTCATATTTCACATCTTCAAGATAGATTAATCGATGAAGATGTAAAGAAAAAAGCAATTAATGCTGGTGCAAAAGGTTTTAGATTAGTCGGATGTACATGTGTTGGTCAAGATTTACAATTAAGAGGTGAACATTACACTGAAGTGTTCTCTGGACATGCTGGAAATAACTATACAAGTGAAGCTGTTCTTGCAACAGGTGGTATAGATTTGATAGTATCAGAATTTAACTGTACAATACCAGGTCTTGAGCCAATAGCAGAACAATTTAAAGTAAAAACAATTTGTATAGATGATGTAGCTAAGAAAAAAAATGCTAAATATATAAATTTTGATATGGACAATGCAGAGGAAATAAGTGAAAAAATTATATCTGAAGCATTAGAAAGTTATAAAAATAGAAGAAATGATATTACTATAGATATTCCTAAAGACCATGGTTATGATGATGTTGTAACAGGAGTTAGCGAAGGATCGTTAAAAGAATTCCTAGGTGGTAATTGGAAAGGTCTTATCGATTTGATAGCTCAAGGAAAAATTAAAGGAATAGCTGGTGTAGTTGGCTGTTCTAACTTAACTGCAAAGGGTCATGACGTATTTACTGTAGAACTTACTAAAGAATTAATAAAAAGAAATATCTTAGTTCTTTCAGCTGGTTGTTCTTCAGGAGGTCTTGAAAATGTAGGACTTATGTCTCCTGGTGCTGCTGAACTTGCAGGTGATAACTTAAAAGAAGTATGTAAAGCATTAGGAATACCACCAGTGTTAAATTTTGGTCCTTGTCTTGCAATTGGAAGATTAGAAATGGTTGCAACTGAACTTGCAGAAAATTTAGGTATAGATATACCTCAACTTCCACTTGTATTATCAGCTCCTCAATGGCTTGAAGAACAAGCATTAGCTGATGCTGCTTTTGGATTATCACTTGGTCTACCATTACACGTTGCTATATCCCCATTTATAGATGGAAGTCCGGTTGTAACTAAAGTCTTAAAAGAAGATTTAGTGGATATAACAGGTGGTAAACTTATAGTTGAAGATGATGTAATTAAAGCTGCTGATGAATTAGAAAAAATTATTGCAAACAGAAGAGCTGAAATGAATATCTAA